One part of the Procambarus clarkii isolate CNS0578487 chromosome 41, FALCON_Pclarkii_2.0, whole genome shotgun sequence genome encodes these proteins:
- the LOC138373276 gene encoding uncharacterized protein → MTREHLEREYQKARAAMIQRNEYLKRLLNVEEPNSIKVTNKKQKKDNIQDVSHINSKQRPAAPQSDDILPAILSPPHIQNAGYSTSGRTYTQSYLAAGEETLESFDVVLAAELEQIKDSQPSVSDWQKRRKNAEINWGESRAMLFDWTLSELGVPDKGKICVQCTNCEASIKCEDCFAFLCHICDQMQHFLMPFHHRLYWKNGFYEPLDPTQTVCPEGNIFHWKPVVPAQPPNSCPNCTDCKFKISSSSNLCIFITIMGRYDLYTPIYTCHCGYEHQQLGKTMHKSGFYSSLGKSSTFYSTSLLESWHHIKRNCPGTSFRALVTALESFGASRGRIGPINYITSKRVFFEWRFQQYELRKIRGEADNECPACDKTPLAVHIDGNKKLYRYNKVGRGIRNPYYSDSIFSKDEDVQAHVGTIQSLKTKSKHTCGVSTWKAAQNKPLSFQSLDETGISMASCRHGIILHTLNMYQGELYSYAHYLQIMYFKYVKFICQDIICKYWPWALTVAQKQSHFHIGQAKPFLGVLHAKGHAWYCQVLYGGRWQEGSGMTLGEEAEQVFAYLSRYNSTTKNMLKAERTEELTEGAVFWNHRKIDGLARALVTRLRKARETEITVSNEIDKLDVQKSLIQEWRSDLQMICKELELNTGTTSKNIKYSIEAVADSIRHRKNLIATDAASSKMRSSLRHRNECDRKKLQGFIKIYNSENSEILSEKDAIEGILPWHNLLPHHSQNVSLAQKKKAVEDVELQKRSREEQQHTVQEMLHYLAYYKNKREILTEHTEELLCGIFPSYLSKDPNKYTIEEKHLSTKNKSGILALLKQGQKLCSDKLSDAKRLFGYQEEDVDVSEPYLELCDSEDDDDEDEELLLN, encoded by the exons atgactagagaacatcttgaacgtgagtaccagaaagcacgtgctgcaatgatacaaagaaatgagtacttgaagagactcttaaacgtggaggaaccaaactcaataaaggtgacaaacaagaaacagaaaaaagataacatacaggatgtatcacacattaattcaaaacaaagaccagctgcaccccaatctgatg acattctgcctgctatactttcaccaccacacattcaaaatgcgggctattctactagtggcagaacgtacactcaaagttatttggcagctggtgaagaaactttggaatcatttgatgttg tacttgctgcagaacttgaacaaattaaagattctcagccaagtgtttctgactggcaaaaaagaagaaaaaatgcagagattaattggggagaaagcagggcaatgctgttcgattggacattgtctgagttgggtgttccagataaag gtaaaatttgtgtacaatgtacaaattgtgaggcaagcatcaaatgtgaagactgttttgcatttttgtgtcacatttgtgaccaaatgcaacattttctcatgcctttccaccacagattatattggaaaaatggcttttatgagccattagacccgacacaaactgtgtgccctgaaggaaatatctttcactgga aacctgttgtaccagcccaaccaccaaattcttgccccaactgcacagattgcaagtttaaaatttcaagctccagcaatctctgcatcttcatcactataatgg gaaggtatgacctctatactccaatctatacatgccactgtggatatgagcatcaacaactaggcaagaccatgcacaagtctggtttctattcatcattaggaaagagcagcacattctacagcaccagtctgcttgaatcatggcaccatatcaaaagaaattgtcccggaacatcatttcgggcattagtcactgcactggaatcctttggtgcttctcgtgggcgt attggacccattaattatataacttcgaagagagtgttcttcgaatggcgattccagcaatatgagctgagaaaaattagaggagaagctgacaatgagtgtcctgcttgtgataaaacccctttagcagtacatattgatggcaacaagaagctgtatcgttacaacaaagttgggag aggtatcagaaacccctattattctgatagtatcttcagcaaagatgaagatgttcaagctcatgttggcactattcagagcttgaaaactaag agtaagcacacgtgtggagtgtctacatggaaagctgctcaaaataagcctctttcattccaaagtttggatgaaacaggaatcagcatggcctcctgtcgacatggtattatcctccacaccttgaatatgtatcaaggagagctgtacagttatgcccactatttgcaaattatgtatttcaaatacgtaaagtttatttgtcaagacataatttgcaaatattggccatgggccttaactgtggctcagaaacaatcacattttcacattggtcaagcaaagccatttttaggagtcctacatgcaaaaggacatgcttggtattgtcag gtattgtatggagggcggtggcaagaaggaagtggcatgactttaggggaagaggcagagcaagtgtttgcatacctctcacgatacaactctacaactaaaaacatgctgaaagctg aaagaacagaagaactcacagagggtgcagtcttttggaaccatcgaaaaattgatggactggctcgtgcattagttactcgactcagaaag gccagagagacggaaataacagtttcaaatgagatcgacaaacttgatgttcaaaagtcattgattcaagaatggcgatctgacctacaaatgatttgtaaggagttagagttaaacactggaacaacctcgaagaacataaaatattctatcgaggcagttgcagactctatcaggcatcgcaaaaatctgattgccactgatgcag catccagtaaaatgcgctcttcactccggcacagaaatgagtgtgataggaaaaagcttcaaggcttcataaaaatctacaatagtgaaaactctgaaattctcagtgaaaaggatgcaatagaaggtatcctgccatggcacaatttattgcctcatcatagccaaaatg tgtcccttgctcaaaaaaagaaggcagtagaagatgtggagcttcagaagagatccagagaagagcaacaacacactgttcaagaaatgctgcattatctcgcatattacaagaataagagagagattttaaccgaacatactgaagagttgttatgtggaatttttccttcatatctaagcaag gatcctaacaagtacactattgaagagaagcacctatcaaccaaaaataagagtggaatcttggctcttttgaagcaagggcaaaagttgtgttctgacaagctgagtgatgcaaagcgtttatttggataccaggaagaggatgttgatgtttccgagccctacctggagctttgtgacagtgaagatgatgatgatgaagatgaagaattactactaaactga